The following are encoded together in the Campylobacter devanensis genome:
- a CDS encoding YqhA family protein produces MDNIKNKIEKLFEGLLWKSRMVTLLPVIFGLLGAFVMFIVASYDIVKVIVYAWHYLILGDHSVDLHSDGVALIIGAIDLYLMALVFFIFSFGIYELFISEIDTIKSSRQARVLEVHSLDQLKDKIGKVIVMVLVVNFFQRVLHAKFTTPLEMVYLALSILALCLGLYFLHKSSHH; encoded by the coding sequence ATGGATAATATTAAAAACAAGATAGAAAAGCTATTTGAAGGGCTTTTGTGGAAGTCTAGAATGGTAACCTTGCTTCCAGTGATCTTTGGATTGCTAGGAGCTTTTGTGATGTTTATTGTTGCTAGTTATGATATTGTTAAGGTAATAGTTTATGCATGGCATTACCTAATTCTAGGCGACCATAGTGTAGATCTGCATAGCGATGGCGTAGCTCTTATTATTGGGGCTATAGATCTGTATTTGATGGCATTGGTCTTTTTTATCTTTAGTTTTGGGATTTATGAGCTTTTTATTAGTGAGATTGATACAATTAAGAGTTCTAGACAGGCTAGAGTGCTTGAAGTGCATAGTTTAGACCAGCTAAAAGATAAGATAGGTAAAGTCATTGTGATGGTTTTAGTGGTTAATTTCTTTCAGCGTGTTTTGCATGCTAAATTTACTACACCTCTTGAGATGGTCTATCTAGCGTTATCTATTTTAGCTCTTTGTTTAGGCTTATATTTCTTGCATAAGAGCTCACATCATTAG
- the hemE gene encoding uroporphyrinogen decarboxylase: protein MIFIDACLGKKTPYTPVWMMRQAGRYLPEYMRVRAEAGDFLSLCKDYEKASEVTLQPVDILGVDAAILFSDILVVPMEMGMELKFVKGEGPVFPKPIATMEDLDRLSSDKAVKNLSYVYDTIKLTRDKLAKDKALIGFCGAPWTIATYMIEGGSTKTYNICKKMVYDNPQFLHAILRKVTNALKLYLAEQIKSGVNAVQIFDSWAGALEKSAYMEFGFSYINEIVDYLKANFPDTPIIVFPKGISGFLDDISGNFDVFGVDWSTPLANAKKSLGAKYILQGNMEPTRLYNKDAIDEGVDEILSIMGGKRHIFNLGHGILPDIPVEHAKYFIKSVQEKSAKYAK, encoded by the coding sequence ATGATTTTTATAGATGCATGTTTAGGCAAAAAAACTCCTTATACTCCAGTTTGGATGATGCGTCAAGCTGGTAGATATCTGCCTGAGTATATGAGAGTTAGAGCTGAGGCTGGGGATTTTTTATCACTTTGTAAGGATTATGAAAAAGCTAGTGAGGTTACACTTCAACCAGTTGATATTTTAGGCGTAGATGCAGCAATTTTATTTAGCGATATATTAGTAGTACCTATGGAGATGGGTATGGAGCTTAAATTTGTAAAAGGTGAAGGGCCGGTATTTCCTAAGCCAATTGCTACAATGGAGGACTTAGATAGACTAAGTAGCGATAAAGCAGTTAAAAATCTAAGCTATGTCTATGATACAATTAAATTAACTAGAGATAAGCTAGCTAAAGATAAAGCCTTAATAGGATTTTGTGGTGCTCCATGGACGATTGCTACATATATGATAGAAGGAGGCAGCACAAAAACATATAATATCTGTAAAAAGATGGTATATGATAATCCTCAATTCCTTCATGCTATTCTTCGCAAGGTAACAAATGCTCTTAAATTATATCTAGCTGAGCAGATAAAATCTGGAGTAAATGCTGTTCAGATTTTTGATAGTTGGGCTGGAGCATTAGAAAAAAGTGCTTATATGGAATTTGGATTTAGCTATATTAATGAGATTGTTGATTATCTAAAAGCAAACTTCCCAGATACTCCTATAATAGTATTTCCTAAAGGAATTAGCGGATTTTTAGATGATATTAGTGGTAATTTTGATGTATTTGGTGTGGATTGGAGCACCCCGCTTGCTAATGCTAAAAAATCTTTAGGCGCTAAATATATTTTACAAGGCAATATGGAGCCTACAAGATTGTATAACAAAGATGCGATTGATGAAGGTGTGGATGAAATTCTATCTATAATGGGCGGCAAAAGGCATATATTTAATCTTGGTCATGGTATTTTACCAGATATTCCAGTTGAACACGCTAAATATTTTATCAAATCTGTCCAAGAAAAATCTGCAAAATATGCAAAATAA
- a CDS encoding radical SAM protein, translated as MGYKFIFGPVSSRRFGSSLGIDLSPDQKSCNFDCLYCELKKAKTIRVIKNGPNSKVIINELKNALNEFKDIDVITLTANGEPSLYSDLSNLITQINTLKTTQKSLILSNGSAVLNPNAIEALLNLDIVKFSLDSANQKTFRKIDRSIDNIDINKLVELMSQFRSKFKGELIMEVLVVAGYNDSDDEFMALNRAFKKILPNRIDISTIDRPPAHNVRGVSSETLHYLATFIDAAPVSIASRTPLKSKFDYSKDDLEKLLKLRPQSLYDIENNFTTNAKINLETLINEGKVIECDLAGMKFYRI; from the coding sequence ATGGGATATAAATTTATATTTGGTCCAGTGAGTAGCCGCCGCTTTGGCAGCTCTCTTGGAATAGATTTAAGCCCAGATCAAAAAAGCTGTAATTTTGATTGCTTATATTGTGAGTTAAAAAAAGCCAAAACCATCAGAGTTATAAAAAATGGGCCAAATTCCAAAGTTATAATAAATGAGCTTAAAAATGCTCTTAATGAGTTTAAAGATATCGATGTTATCACGCTTACAGCTAATGGCGAGCCGAGCTTATATAGCGATTTATCAAATTTAATTACTCAGATAAATACTCTTAAAACAACGCAAAAATCACTAATTCTTAGCAATGGTAGTGCTGTTTTAAATCCTAATGCTATTGAAGCTCTTTTAAACCTTGATATTGTGAAGTTTAGTCTTGATAGTGCAAATCAAAAGACATTTCGTAAAATTGATAGAAGTATTGATAATATAGATATAAATAAGTTAGTAGAGCTTATGTCACAATTTAGATCTAAATTTAAAGGCGAGCTTATTATGGAGGTTTTGGTTGTAGCTGGATATAATGATAGCGATGATGAGTTTATGGCTTTAAATAGAGCTTTTAAAAAGATTTTACCTAATAGAATAGATATCAGCACTATAGATCGCCCACCAGCTCATAATGTTAGAGGTGTTAGTAGTGAAACATTGCACTATTTAGCAACTTTTATAGATGCTGCACCAGTTAGTATAGCCTCTAGAACCCCTTTAAAATCTAAATTTGATTATAGTAAAGATGATCTTGAAAAGCTTTTAAAACTTCGCCCTCAAAGTTTATATGATATAGAAAACAACTTTACTACAAATGCAAAGATAA